The following coding sequences lie in one Miscanthus floridulus cultivar M001 chromosome 9, ASM1932011v1, whole genome shotgun sequence genomic window:
- the LOC136479646 gene encoding putative F-box protein At3g42722: protein MPPGEKNRNGPVASISNGIDALPDGILEHIFGFVPAKDAVKTCVLSRRWRNLWKSATALSVSCVGNEDPASVKEQQKSVDHLLRLRGFMPLEKFEVRFGGLYEDDGTFCLIHWIQHAVKCRIQMLILDNQPIRLAVACRKRS from the coding sequence ATGCCTCCAGGGGAAAAGAACAGAAACGGGCCTGTGGCGAGCATCAGTAACGGCATAGATGCCCTCCCAGATGGCATCCTCGAGCACATCTTTGGTTTTGTGCCCGCAAAGGATGCCGTGAAGACATGTGTGCTCTCTCGGCGCTGGCGCAACCTCTGGAAGTCAGCCACAGCCTTGAGTGTCTCTTGCGTCGGCAATGAGGATCCAGCCTCGGTGAAGGAGCAACAAAAATCTGTGGACCATCTGCTACGCCTTCGTGGCTTCATGCCTCTTGAAAAGTTTGAGGTCAGGTTCGGTGGCCTGTATGAAGATGACGGCACCTTTTGCCTAATCCACTGGATCCAGCATGCTGTAAAGTGCCGCATTCAGATGCTCATTCTAGATAAtcagcctattcgtttggctgtggcttgtcgtaaacgatcataa
- the LOC136481716 gene encoding uncharacterized protein yields MPLLQEAFVRVTHWNAYTGEWGDYSADCDFEDCYSCKGVVGDNDNKCVLLEGLSNAENMALIPESIVFIFGKDLKQCPTFSKLKTLLLDDRWCVAPDFHALTCILKHSPVLEKLTLHLFSKGPKHKVEMLGRCHPIDGSAAVSECLKVVEVKCQVVDEKVQEVLKFLCTFDILIGCWAMTFVN; encoded by the exons ATGCCCTTACTTCAAGAGGCTTTTGTTAGAGTTACCCATTGGAATGCATACACTGGGGAATGGGGTGATTACTCTGCGGATTGTGATTTTGAGGATTGTTACTCCTGTAAAGGTGTGGTAGGTGATAATGACAATAAGTGTGTGCTTCTGGAAGGTTTATCGAATGCTGAGAACATGGCATTGATACCAGAATCCATAGTG TTTATTTTTGGGAAGGATCTGAAACAGTGTCCTACATTTAGCAAGTTAAAGACTTTGTTACTTGATGATCGATGGTGTGTGGCACCTGACTTCCATGCACTAACTTGCATTCTCAAGCACTCACCAGTCCTAGAGAAGCTCACACTTCATCTTTTTTCCAAG GGACCTAAACATAAGGTGGAAATGCTTGGAAGATGCCATCCAATTGATGGTTCAGCTGCAGTTTCAGAATGCCTCAAGGTGGTTGAAGTCAAATGCCAAGTGGTTGATGAGAAAGTTCAGGAAGTTCTGAAATTCCTCTGTACATTTGACATAT